One segment of Neobacillus endophyticus DNA contains the following:
- a CDS encoding AbrB/MazE/SpoVT family DNA-binding domain-containing protein — MKSTGIVRKVDELGRVVIPIELRRTLGIAEKDALEIYVDDDRIILKKYKPNMTCAITGEVSDDNLQLAGGKLILSREGAEQLVKEIQSSFEIAK, encoded by the coding sequence ATGAAATCTACTGGTATTGTTCGTAAAGTTGATGAGTTAGGCCGCGTGGTTATTCCGATTGAATTAAGACGTACACTTGGAATTGCAGAGAAAGATGCACTAGAAATTTATGTTGATGATGACCGCATCATCTTAAAAAAATATAAACCAAACATGACTTGCGCAATCACTGGCGAAGTTTCTGATGACAATCTGCAACTTGCTGGCGGAAAGTTAATTCTTAGCCGTGAAGGTGCAGAACAGCTTGTAAAAGAGATCCAATCAAGCTTTGAAATCGCTAAATAA